A segment of the Corylus avellana chromosome ca2, CavTom2PMs-1.0 genome:
catcatttaaaaattaacttctggaaaaaaaaatttgaaatatatagcACTCCACTAAATTTAGACCATTTAATTTAAGAGTATTCTCTTTCGACTGAAATGGAAAATATTCATTGagtgtaaaataaaaataatattatcttaatattaaaattaaataatgacataATTCATTTCATTGAAATAGAGAATCCTATTCCCTTTTGCAAAAACATATAAGCCAAGTAGAATTCTTTTATTCCATAATATGTGATTTTCATTGAATGCTAGagataataaaattaaaatttcaaaaacatatACGCCAAGTAGAATTCTTTTGGCACCAAACTTTCATTCAAATTGAGTTGGATGAATATTTGTTTCAATTCAGTAGACATTCATCcttatattgaattttttttttttgaaaaagttcatatatctttcaaaatatcatttaattGGCAATGtcttctaaacttttaattgtcaTAGTATTCATctctaccaaaatattgtcaatgtttcctTCATTAACGAAAAtatccttagtaaaataaaagtaaaaatgctaaaacttctagaaaaaaacctaaaactaaaactaaaaaaaaaaaaaaaattcaacatgtataatttaaattttaaaatatatcatttttaagaaaaaaaattaaaaaaattgactttataaaattgaaattttgttttattttatatacttttaaaataaaatttccctttaaaaaaattaattttctgttttcatAAATAGTAAtctcttccaattttttttttttaaacagctTTTGTATAGTActccattttaaattaatattcaatttttttaaaaaaaaaaaaatcgttttagAAGATATtcgttttataaaaaaaaattaaaaattttcgtttaaaaaaatctttcttttaaaattaaaatttatctttttaaaaaataaaataaaaaatatcatttttttattttttattttgaatttgtatgaataattttatcttattaaaaaatatatagaagcatttttattttttttactaacctTAAGAGGACATTAGACATGGACAATGTTtcagtaattttgaaaaacattaTCAATAGTTTAAGAAGAATGTTgactttatttacttttatttctttcttttcaaaaggACGAATTAGTGTTgaaaaagtttcttttttttttttttttatcaaaaagacTAATTAGTGCTGAAGAAGGTCAGTTTGGTCAATCTGTCCCAGAATTCTTTCCTCGAATGACACAAAAGGGCATCATCAGCTAATCCGAAATATTCACCTTGGACGCATTAGTAATTTGGCAATGAAGACACTCCAAAACAAGACAAACCCACTGACATTATATTGAAAGCCTTGCCAAACAGAGCATGACCGCCTGGGCTTTATCATATGCACACCCTTATCGCTCAGAgagctccctctctctctctctctctctctgcacaaTTATTGCGTGTCGAACAAGCTAGTCAGGGTCTCAGagtctctctctcacataaTGGTTCTGCTTCAAAGCCGTACCAGCAACGGAGGATCAGAGCCAGACCACTTCACGGATGGCGATCCCATCGACGCCTCCGAAACGCACCGTTTCAGCGACGACTTCGACGACTCAACATGCTCCACCCCTTACGTCAGTGCCCCGTCAAGTCCGGGCCGGAGCCCCATCACCAGCGGTGGATACTTCTTCAGCGCACCCGCCAGCCCCATGCACTTTGTGTTATCCTCCGCTCCGTCCGCCACGTGTCCCCCCTCGCCCCAGTCCGTCGACACTTCGTCGTTCGATGAGTTCGAGTTCTCAGCCCGGTGCTCTCCCAACGGCTCCGTAACCGTTGGATCAATGAGCTCGGCCGACGAGCTGTTCCTCAACGGTCAGATCAGACCCATGAAGCTGTCCTCCCACTTGCAGAGGCCCCAGATCTTGTCCCCACTCCTGGATCTCGACGAAGACGAAGAACACGAAGAGGAAGAAACTGCGAAGAACGCGCGCTCGGATTCATTGCACAGAGGCAGAGATCTCAAGCTACGCAGTCGATCTCTGCACCGAAAAGCGAGATCTTTATCACCCCTTCGAAACGCAGAGTTTCAGTGGCTTCACCATGAAGAAGATAACGACAAGGCTAAACACGTCGACAAGGAAGATAAGCAAAGCGAAACGACCACCGTATCCACCGAAACGACACCGTCTTGCTCCGCTTCGTCGTCGAGGTCATCCTCCGCGGGGAGAAACTCGAAGAAGTGGGTATTCTTGAAGGACCTCTTGTACAGAAGCAAGAGCGAAGGGAGAGGGAACGGGAAGGAAAAATTCTGGTCATACATTTCGTCCAAGGAAAAACCGGAGAGGCAGAAGCAAaagcagaagcagaaggagaaggagaagcaaAAGCAAGCTGCTGGAAGACCGACCAATGGGGTGGCGGCAGGGAAGCGGAGGGCGCCTGCTCGGTCACCGCACGAGTTGCATTACACGGCGAATAGAGCGCAGGCGGAGGAGCTCAAGAAGAGGACCTACTTGCCCTACAAGCAAGGCCTGCTTGGGTGCCTGGGGTTCAGTTCCAAAGGATACGGTGCGCTTAATGGCCTCACTAGGGCTTTGAACCCAGTGTCTTCCACGTAGACCATAGACACATAGgtccttaattaatttgtaccataaatatatatatcatgtaatttttatttaaggaTATCATACGATGCGTATGTACAGTGCCCAAACTCTGTTGGTCTGATGAATATTCTAGTGTGCATCAGTATGTAAGCCCCTAAGTTTGAAGCTTACCCCTTTTGTTTACTCCTACACTCTCTTTGTGTACCATATTTTACTGGTTTgaaataatattcattttatcCATATGAGAAtcataagttaaaaaattacttaaaacacgtcacccgtcattaaaattaatataaagcATAAATGAATTTCACTTGGGTTTTTATTGGATTGCTGCTTGGAATTTGGCTTTGCTTTAATAAtctaaaaacatgaaaatgaaaattatttttatctttatgtcacGTCATAATACATTAACAAACTAAGACGAGCCATGATGCGAAGCAAATTGGCCAAGCAAGTCGGTAATCAATGGTCCCATAAGAGTTGTATTTTTTTGATTATTATAGTTTGTGAGTGTAATTGTAGCTATTTGGGTGTGTAAGCTGAGATTGTGATATGTAATTATGTGATCCATATTGCACACCGATGGATAATAATATCCCATGGAAGCCCCCACAGTTGTTTGTTGCATGAAAATGGCTTGATCCCCACATGGGATGTTATTGTTAGGTGAGATGTTAGGGGTGCTGTATTTTCTATGGAACCTGAGTAGACCCACATGGGGGACTTTGCGTCCTATTTGCTGTAGATCTGACCCACTTTTGATTACTTATTTGTTTGACCCTTTTGGTTCTTTCCTTCACGAACTACGTGTATGTGTTATCAAATTAGGCACCTAACATTGATATCACAATAGCTACAGTCGTTATCACCATGCGTGTTCGAATCATGAGTGGGGTAACTTATATGGGAAGGGTTTCCTTTGTATTTGAGTGGGTTCACTTGTGTTCGAGTGGAGCCACCACAAAATGCCGAAAGAGATACTAGATTTTGGAGTGAAAGATGTTGCCGGTGTCGGTATGAAAGCGTGGTGAATTGTTATAATTCTGGTAGGGTTCAATTTGAGATGTAGACGTTAAATTAGGAGAGTCCTATAAGAAACTAACTTTTCATGTTTCATTAGGTCTAAAACATTTCAATTAAGTAACGATCCTAATTACTAAGATTTGGGACTATTGAGTGTGACTATAGTAATATCTACTTATTAAGAGTTGTACATGAGATGTCTAAACAATGAAAACCGCTGACCCTCATTCAAATCTAATTAAACCATAGCCTAATTCAATTACACTAAGGCATTAATGTAAACTAATGTAGTTTACACTAATTAAGTACAAAACTTTTCATTGCAAAATTCGAAGTCATGCCTTAACATATACCTAACGACTTTAAAAATTTCTTGAAGCCATTGAGCCATGACCATAGATTGTTCTATCTATTTCAACTTACTTGTGTGGATACATGCACATACACATGCACCATGTCAATGCATCAAATATGATATGGGGAATTATAATGAGGTTGAAAGTGAAAGTTTGTGATAATGTTTTGGCTTGAATACCAAACCAAAAAGGtatattcaattatatataatgtTGTATAGTTACAGTAAACCTATTATGATGAATTTAATCTAAGCTTACGATTCAAACTTGAAATATGATAGATACAATCTATGTACTCTTCAGTTACATTTCAAACGTGAGATAAGATGATAACAACATTACAAATAACATTATCatgtatttgaatttgaattattcTGTTGAGTGAATAATTCAAACTCTTGATCTTGAGTATTTGAATTTAAACTGAGGACACTATCTCTAAGAGAATGTAGGGTGGGTATACCTTATTTGGGTGTTTTTTAGCATGGGAAAATTGAGAAACTTTCTAGGAAACTTCTCCTTCAATATAAGTTgttcttgtttatttaatatCTATTCAATAGATTACACAATTGTGACAAATTCAGTCTTAGAAAACTAACTTACAAAAAGAGAATATCTAAAAACTTATATatctataattaaaattatacaaAACTAATAGGgtaagtccacatacccccctcaaactaccatcaaTTGACAATGCTCcctcaaaacttttaattgtgacaatatccctctcaaactaccagaGCATTGTCAATGCCCCCCAAGACTAGCGATAAGACAAAAaggcccctatagatttctcaataagacaaaaatatctctataaattaaaaaaaaaaaattgatttttttaaaaaatgaaacattttaatttaaaaataatatttttttaaaagaaaaatttttaatttttaattttttaatggaaatttttatttagttttaaaaaacgaaaatttttattttttttaaacgtaaatttttatttttaaaaaaattataaaacaaagtttttttaaataaaacgaaaatttttaatttttataaaaaaaatttataattt
Coding sequences within it:
- the LOC132171039 gene encoding uncharacterized protein LOC132171039, whose amino-acid sequence is MVLLQSRTSNGGSEPDHFTDGDPIDASETHRFSDDFDDSTCSTPYVSAPSSPGRSPITSGGYFFSAPASPMHFVLSSAPSATCPPSPQSVDTSSFDEFEFSARCSPNGSVTVGSMSSADELFLNGQIRPMKLSSHLQRPQILSPLLDLDEDEEHEEEETAKNARSDSLHRGRDLKLRSRSLHRKARSLSPLRNAEFQWLHHEEDNDKAKHVDKEDKQSETTTVSTETTPSCSASSSRSSSAGRNSKKWVFLKDLLYRSKSEGRGNGKEKFWSYISSKEKPERQKQKQKQKEKEKQKQAAGRPTNGVAAGKRRAPARSPHELHYTANRAQAEELKKRTYLPYKQGLLGCLGFSSKGYGALNGLTRALNPVSST